One part of the Natronorubrum sediminis genome encodes these proteins:
- a CDS encoding metal-dependent hydrolase has protein sequence MNKKGHVLNAVLLSLGIGYLLEPAGDLETFRTIIMIGVPVTLGALFPDVDTAFGKHRKTLHNLPILAAFLLFPFYFGNLEYVWIGIATHYVLDVAGSKRGIALFYPLWKREFGLPIGVAVSSNYATLVTIGVTILELFLIGLVIYQVPQLGLEFGQQAFGL, from the coding sequence ATGAACAAAAAGGGACACGTTCTCAATGCGGTTCTTCTGAGTCTCGGAATTGGCTACCTGCTCGAGCCGGCAGGCGACCTCGAGACGTTTCGAACGATCATCATGATCGGCGTCCCGGTCACGCTCGGTGCTCTCTTTCCCGACGTCGACACGGCGTTTGGCAAACACCGCAAAACGTTGCACAACCTCCCGATTCTCGCGGCATTTCTCCTCTTTCCGTTTTACTTCGGGAACCTCGAGTACGTCTGGATCGGCATCGCGACCCACTACGTCCTCGACGTTGCGGGGAGCAAACGCGGCATCGCGCTCTTTTACCCCCTCTGGAAGCGGGAGTTCGGACTCCCGATCGGCGTCGCCGTGAGCAGCAATTACGCGACGCTCGTGACGATCGGCGTTACCATCCTCGAGTTGTTCCTCATCGGACTGGTCATCTACCAAGTGCCACAACTGGGACTCGAGTTTGGCCAACAGGCGTTCGGGCTGTGA